GTGAAGGGGTGGGGCCTAGGGGGCACCCAAACAGTAACAGGGGCAGCAGGAATGCTCAATGCCCTTGGCCATTTGAGGAATGCAGCCCAACAGTGAGATGGCATCTTCCACTTGTAACTGGCAACAACAAGCCTACCAAGTCCAGATGGGTGGCCGAGTGGGAGAGGTGTGTGCCCTGGTGCACAGATGAGGGGAGTAGAGGCTGGTACCCAATCAACATCGCTCATCCTCCCACTGTGCAGCTCTGCTTCCAGgcaggtgggtgtggggatgAGCATGTTCACAGTGTTCACAGGGATGGGTGGCTGAAAGTTAACAGAGGGGGACAGTGCCTGTGGCCTTACCCCACCCATGTGGCACATGATCCTTGGGGGCCTCTCCCCAGTGGCCTGGGTGTTCCCTCCAGGTAAAACCATATCCAGCATCACCAGGTGGGGAGAAGACGACTCAGAGGAGACTGGGCCATTGGCACTTCCTGGGGAAACAACCCAGCTGAGCCTCACTGACAATGGGAAGCAAAGGAATGATGTtctctcttcacacacacacacacacacacacacacacacacacacacacacacggctgcAATTTAGGGGAGGAAACTATAGTTAAACTCaggcccccccaaaaaataaataaataaaaataaactcaggccccgaggatccctgggtggctcagcagtttagcacacctgccttcggcccagggtgtgatcctggagtcccgggatcaagtccccacatcaggctccccgcatggagcctgcttctccctctgcctgcctgtctctctctctctgtctctcatgaataaataaatacaaaatctaaacaaacaaacaaacaaaaaaacaacctccTCAGGCCCCAGCCACATTGCTAGGACTGAGCAACAGAGACTGGAAGTGCCATTCTCTGGAGCTGACTACGAGCAAAGAAAATAAGCCTGGGAGTGACACCCCCCACCGAGCACTGTGTTCCCTCCTCCCACATTGCATACAACAGGTTTCTCTGAATATCCTTGGGGTGGGGACCTCCTCCTCACCAAAGAAACACCTGCAGGAAAGGCCCCTCAGGTCCCTCCTAGGACCTGGGGCAGCTGAGACCCACTTCCTGAGGGGCTGAACCATGTCAAGTTAATGCAACTGGGATCGGGACTCCATGCACCCCCTCCATAAAAATGAACTTCGCATTATGatcaaaaatcaacattttaggggcacctggatggctctatcaattaaacatccgactcttgatttcagctcaggtcataatctcagggtcacgagatcaaaccccacgtacggctctgcacccagcaagaagcctgcttgagattctctcttcctctgcccttacccactacagtttttcttaaaaaaaataaaataaaaaaaagagaaaccccACCCCAACATTTTAGCTGCTCTAATGTTATAATGAAATACAGCCCAAGCATTCACCATCCTGTActgcccacccccaacccagcAAAAAGCATGGAGATCAGCTAGAGGGTGGCATCCCTCCGTGGATGAGTGGGCAGCACAGGTCTGGGATGGAAAAGGTCAGTACCTGAGCTGAGACAGATGCAGTACTCCAGCGAGTAGGGTCATGCAAACACCTTCGGCTGCTACTCTTGTCCCACCATTGCCCCCAGACCCTAGAGGTTTCCTGCTCCTGCCAGACGGCTCAGGAGACAGACAACCTCCGGGAGCAAGTTTCAAAGCTGATATATCCAGTTTATTCTGGAGGCAAGTGCCttccagtatttttatttcttccactttaaaaatgtcaagggCTATTTGTGTGGTTCTTCCCAAACCCTGGATCCTGCCATGACCAGTTTAACATCCAAGGTCCTTTCAGGATCCCAGGCCAGGAGGCTATAGGAGGGACCACTGAATCCCCGAGGGCAAGAAAATAGTGTCCCTTATCCCAAGTTTCTACAAGCAGAGCCAGCTGCTCCTCCAAACAAGGCTGGTGAGGTTGTCTCAACACCCCTAGGAAGGTCTAACCCTGAAGGCAGTACCTGGAGGGCTGCCTGTCTGATGGGAGAGATGGCAAGCTAGCCTTCCCCAGATCCCCTGCCAGGGCAATCATCACGAACTACCAGAGGAGTGAGGCTGCCAAAGTATTTCTGTAGCTCAAGCAGGGCCCGGAAGCGATGGGAGATGGCATTCTTCTTGGCTTTGGGCATCTCTGCATACCTAAGGGGTGACAAGAGCAGTTCAGAGGAGCCTAGATTCAGGGTTCCCTCACCTGTCTTGTAGCCCAAAGCTCCAGGAGTTGCCACGAAAGGGTGGTGGGGCCATGAGCTCCCAGTAGccagagttaatttttaaaaaactagagaGAGTTTTAAATTCCCCTATAGGCAGAAACCCGTATTAACGAATGTGGAAGGATGTTAGGCTTGCTCTAGTGTGTCCAAAAGTCATTAAGGGAAACTAGGGACAGGGGGATGAGCTGCATGTTTGATCAGCTTTGTCATCTGTTGACAGGAAGCAGTGGGGCCTGACAGAGCAAACACAACAGTCTCCTGTACTGTGGGGGTGGCATGGGACAGCCGGCCAGCGGCCTCGCCTCCATATCAGGACTTCAGTGAGGTGAGAATCCCACACCCTACTGTGTGCTTCAGATCTGTGCTGTCCTGTATGTGGCCACTAGCCACAAGGGGCCATGTAAACTGAAATCAACCAGagctgaataaaaataatttcggTTCCTAAGTCACCCTAACCACATGTTAGATTGAACAGTGTAGAGATAGAGCACTTCTCTATCTTGCATTCTTGGATGGTGCTACTTCATGTTACCCTCAACTCTGTCTGGCTACTGTGAGGCCTCAGGTCACCCTCCCTAAGGGCCCCTGGAACACTTGATTCTAATAATGGCCAATGTACATGGCCAGTGTAAGtagaggggggtggaggggtcaGTGTGAAGTACTGAGAACACGTGGCACTGTGGGGGTTTCACGAGGTGCCCACCAAAGGCTGCAAGTGTTAACATTTTTCCAAACTGAACGGGGAGATCAGATCATCCCACAAAACTGTCCAGTTCATACATAACAAGCCAAGGGCAGAGAGCAGAAGAcactaaagtcacacagctgctaTGTGGCGAACTGGAGCCCAAGAGCCCAAGAGCTCCCAGCTGTGCCTGGCTGCCGCCTACACTGGAGACTGGCCCACTCACATTCCTTGCATCCACCCCCGCAGAACCGCCTTCAGCTGGAGCAGCACCTTGGAACCTGTTCCCACCCAGATATGCATGCCCACACCTGGACAGGGTGCTGAGCCAGCCCCAACCGTGGTTCTCCCAACCCCATATCCCTGGAGGAAAATGTGGCTCCTTACGTCTGCTCATATCCATCAGGCTGAAAGCAGGGGTCCCAGCCAAAGTCTCGGCAGCCTCGGGGCACTACAATCCGGCCCTGCCAGAGGAAAAGGGGGGGACAGGTCTGTCACTGAACATGCAGTAGTTGGCTTGGGAGGAGGGTGGTAGCCAGTTGGGAGTCTGGTTAGGTTATGTATTTGGCTAAGCCCCATTTACTCAAAATATGTGGTTTCAAGAGGTCCATGGTACctgaaaatatttaccaagtacataaataaaacacagtggGACAACTCTCTCCCATCGCACACATaaacacgcacatgcacacacacacacagaaaaccacAAACGTGCTCAGCCCACTGGTGTCCCTGGAGCTGCTCTCCATCTCTACAGCTTGACAAACTGTGAACTCACTGAAGAAGAGAGTCAGCTTGGAAAAACTgacagaaaacattttctcttcctaGGAAGTTATGACgaggcacctgaggggctcagtcggtcaagcgtctgcctttggcttgggtcatgatcccagggtcctaggatggagctctgtgtggggctccctgctctgcagggagcctgcttctccctctccctcttgctccccctgcttgtgccctttctctgtcaggtaagtaaataaaatcgtaaaaaaaaaaaaaaaggaagttatgaGGCCCTGAACTATACAGACATGCCTGctactcatttttattatgttaagtgTGAAATAAATTGCTACATTTCTCAAAATGCAACTGAGGCTCTAacaattaaatgaagaaattatttacCACACTGTCCAATACATCAATGAGTTCAGTAAATACTGACTATAATAGGCAAATTCCAACGGGAAAATGTTACCAAGAGAACCAATTTAATTCAACACCATGAGATGTCATGTTGCCatgaaggttaaaaaataaaaatttaaaaaatacaagggaGGTACACCCGGGTGgcttggttgaatgtctgccttcacctcaggtcatgatcctgggatccaggatttaGCCCatctcaacagggagtctgcttcctgcttctccttctccctttccctcagcctcttcccctgcttatgcacatgtgctctctcaaataagtaaaatctttttttttaagttttttttttaaaggttttatttatttattcatgagagacagagacacaggcagagggagaagcaggctccacacagggagcctgatgtgggactcgatcccgggtctccaggatcacgccctgggccaaaggcgggcgccaaaccactgagccacccagggatcccaaataagtaaaatattaaaaaaaaaaaaattttttttaaagattgtatttaaggAGACAAAAAATGAGCATAGTTTTACCAAAGATAATGAAATACCGCATAATGTCTGCATCTTACCATTGATTTGAGTGCATCCTTAGAAAACTgaatgtaacaaaaaaaaaaaaaaacaacaaaacaaacccaggACATTTTTGGAAATTGTATGCTCTCTAGCAACTTTGTGTGAATTTTTATACAAGCACTGTTTTATGagttatataaaatgttataaaaattttaaaaaaaaataaagattgtatttatttattcatgagaggcacagagagagggagagagacagagacacaggcagagggagaagcaggctccatgcagggagcctgacgtgggactccatcccaggtctacaggatcatgccttgggctgaaggtggcgctaaaccgctgggccgctggggctgccctaaaaaaaattttttaaatatataaggaaggggaagaaaatggGGATTAGCCACATAACTGCCACCCTGTTCAAACCAAGGCAGATTCTGCTAGTGCTGGTGGGTAGCTACGTGACTGAGGCCCATTACTGAGCCACTCTGGACCTCATCCACACCACAAAGGGTTTTTGAACATCCACAGTGGGGCAGGTAGTGCTCTCAGCACTGGGATCCTAACAAACCTGGCCCTGCCCTCATCAAATGGACCTCTTAAGCAAAACAGGCTTTTCACTAGTAAACAAATTAACAATTACAAAATGCAAAGTGCCTTAGAAGGAACAGGGAGCTGGGCTCAGGAATAACAGGATGGAGTGACCCAGATGGGGAACTCAGGAGATGCTTTGAGGAGATACTTTGGCCACATAAAGTGATGGGCAAGAACACTCCAGGTGGAGGACACAGCTGCTGTTGGGACCCAAGATGGGCAAGGCTTCAGCATACGTATTGTTGAACGGACAATGTGACTGGGTTTATAAAGCTTGagtgagaacaaaacaaaaagaaacaaagccacCTCAGGTAAAGTAGAGGCTGGGAAGCAACAAAGTACATGAAGCAGCCAGAGCTGGGGAGACAATTAGGCCTCAATGACCAGGCCCCATCAGCAGGGATAGGACTGTGGTTGCTCACACTTCTGAttttttagagaatatttttgtGAAAGTAGCAAATGACTATATTCAACCCAGCAATTATGTATGACCCAATAGTCCTggttctgggtatatatccaaaagaaccgAACACAAGATTTCAAGAGATAACTGGCGCACccacgttcatagcagcattattcacaatggccaaatgTGGAAGCAATCtacatgtccatcaacagataaatggacaaaacaaatgggtatatacatacaatggatgTTACTCAGCTGCAATAAAAAGGAGAAACTCTGTCACGAGCTACAACACAAATGATCCTTGGAAGGACATCATGCCAAGAAATAAGCTggccacaaaaagacaaatattgtatgaaagATTCCGATTGTATGAGGGGTCTGAAGTTGCCAAAGTCTTAGACATAGAAGTGGAATGGCAGTTGCCAGGgattggtggggagagggaaaggggagttTTTGTTCTATAGGTATAGTTTCAATTTTGCAGGATGGAAAAAGTTTGAGCTCTGTTGCATAACAGTGCACATATAGTTAATACTACTGTACCGAACACCTAAAAATGGTGAagatggtaatttttatttttattttttttccactattaaaaaaaaaaaattgggatgtctgagtggcccaggggttgagcatctgcctttggctcagggcgtggtcccagagtcttgggatccagtcccacattgggctccttgtgaggagcctgcttctcccctgcctatatctctgcctctttctctctctctcatgaataaataaaatcttaaaaacaaataagaaccATTAACCAAGCAGGGCATCACAAAATGTCTGTGGACAACCCCCAGTGGAGCCTCTGCGGTAGGACTCTGTAGGCTACTCAGGACTCTGGATTTTATCATGAGCAGAAGGGACTGGCGGAGGAGTGACGTGCCAGAAGGCACAAGGTGGGAATGACTGTgctggggatggggagcaggCCAGCTCTGAGGGTGGTGTGCACTCTGGGAGAAGTGACTGAACACAAGGGTCTGACAAGCAGACGTGGCTGTGGTGAAGGGTAGCTAGGGAAGGAATGAGCAGAGGAAAGTAAGATTCTACAGGAACGTGAAAAATTGGAAGGATGGGAGATTCTTACGAGAAGCTGTAACCTCAGCACTTGGATAAAATGTGAGctgaaaaaaaaactgggttGTCCATGTAGTTCTGTTCAGCTTTCACGTCTGCTTCTTAGGAAGGCACACAGCGCAGAGCTCTGGCTATGCCAGCCCTCAACAGCCATGAGCCAGTGTGTATCCCTGAAACGCCAGCTCAGAAGTCAGATAGATTTCAGGACTGATGGCACTTCTAGGTGTGATGCCCAGGGGCATGTCTGGGCAAAGCTCTGGGAACTAACTGGCCACCAGGGCCCTTCCCACCACCCTCCTGCCTTAGGCCCTGTGCCATTGGCTCGTGCCGCAGCGCCCTCTGGCGGCACATGGGGGAATCACAGTAGGTACGCACGGAGGTCTGGCCCCTGAACAGGCGCACTGGCTCACTGGGGTCCCCGGTGCTGAATGCGAAAGTGCAAAGTGCATAGGCAGACTTGTCCTCGAACCCTGCCAGGAGCTGGTGTAGACCTGCGAGAGGAGTATAGTGATGTCTGTTCAGCTCAACTCCCAACCTTACTCCCCACCCCTAAGGTCCTGGAGGGGTAGTCACCAAATTTGGGGAGCTTATCAGATAGATTCTCTTCTATTACATGTCTGAAAAGTTCCATAACCTAAAGTGTTTTTACAACTACCCAAGGAGGGAACATTCTGGCCCACAACCGTGACAGGGTATGCACTGTCAGAGCCCCAGAGAGGCAGCCAGCTCCCACCCCCTCGGCCAGGCCCTGGTTGAGGCAGACAGGCCAGCAGTCAGTAGGACTAGCTCTCTCAGCCAGAATCAACTGCAGCCTTTCAAACTCACAGCCCCCAACACCCTTCCCATCCACTCTTTACACATCTCAGCGCTCCCTGGAGCCAGGTATGTGGGGAAAGTCTAAGCCACAGgttatagatgggaaaactgaggtgaACACAGGCTCCGTGGTGGGGGCTGGAACCTGAGATTCCTGATTACTAGTTGGGACCCCTCCCCTGGAccacttctggattctcaattcccaacagataaaggaagaaataaacgaGCTTAATACCTTCAGGCTTTAACTTCTCCAGAAACCACTTTCTGCAAGAGAAATAAAGGTGAGTCAGACACCAGGAGCAGACAGATCTTCCTACCATCTTCTCCaggctgcaccccccccccaaagggGCATGATAATGTCTTAGctcaaaatgaagagaaataaccCAATAGAAAAAGGGATGGAGGTAAACAAGCaatgcacagaaaaataaataaaacctattaagGCCTTAACCTCATTGgtaattaggaaaatgcaaatccaaaccaaatGTGGTAACATTTCACATTCCCCATACTACAGAACACTAAAGTCCCAATACtcagtgctggtgaggatatggagcaataCATATGGGTGCTGTTGCCTTGGCAAACATACTGGCAATCCAGAAGTTCAAACTAAACATacccaaaacccaaaaagcaCCTCTGTGCACATGTCTTCCAACCCCAGCAAGGAATATTTAAAGTGGAGATATGTGTACCCTAGAGACACACAAAGACCATCTGAGGGTGTCCAGGGCATTGGATAGTTTTAAAGAAATCCATTTTCAGATATCaacttccttatttcctttttcctgaaaTTGATCTGCCATGAATGGATTTCTCTAGGGGGGGAGTGGGGGTTCCATTTGCCCATCTCCAATTACACAATCACATTCTCacactttacaaaagaaagaaaggcatgcCTCTCCCGAATCCCTAATCCTTCCTCAGGACAATGTGAAATATTGGTATTGACACCAAGGCCATGAATGACCCACAATATCAGGTAACCAATCAGTTCAAAGTTTGGGTGATTTGTGGCCAGGGCCCTGCAAGGGGGTCAGGGACCACTCACATGTAGGGGCCAGGGAGGCCCCCAAGGGCGTTGAAGCACAGACAGGTGTCCTCCACCAGTACAGGCCCCTGTACCTGCAACACAGGGGAGCAGAGCCTGGGACCTGTGACCAAGAGTAATCCCTGCCCTAAACCTGAATTCTCAGGCCACCCCAGCTGGGGCCAGACCCACGGCTAATTGGGATCCATAGTAGTAGCAGTGAACAGCTATAGAAAACAGCCCTTGGCTAAtctcttatcctcattttacagataggaataCCAAAAACTTGGCAGATTGTAAAGCTTACTCCAGGCACAGCAAGAGCAGTGGGATTCACACTCAAGACACTGTGACTCTCCATAAAGTGCTCTTTCCCAATTCCAGAGATGTGTGAGTGCAGGGGTTGATGTGTGTGGGGAGAATGTAGGCATTGGAATATATGTATCTGAAGTTGGAGacaagtgtgtgcatgtgtacgtgtgtgaGCGCACACAAGTGCTCATCTAGGAGAATTAGGAAGTAAAGGTGGAGAAAGAAAGGTAGTATTCCTGGGTCGACATTAACTGACTCCAATCTAGCTAGGCCTGGACAGGTCCTTGAAGTTATGACCAACTGTGCCCACCCTATTATTCTCTGCTGAGCCCAGCAGGCACAGCACCCAGAAGCCACCAGGACAAGAGGGGCAAGTATGGGACACGTAAGGAGCAAGCACCTGGCGAGCTGCTTCCTGACACTTCTGTATGGAAATCTCATCAGGCTCTCCCTGGTACTCCGGCACTTATTGGAGAAACATATACAAAGAGAGTCAGGTCAcagggaaacagaaatcaaaccatctttcaaaaaataaaacaaaagacaaacataCGGTCAATTTTCTGTGCCACCAAAGTGCATGGAAACTTATCTCCCAGAATCTGAATGACCTGttccaaaatgaaagaatatttatcACCATTTGTTACAATTCCCTGTTACTACAGAAGCTGTCACCCACCTTTCTCTTCAGGTAACTCTCCTGCCAGCCCCCTAAAGCTTAGCAAGTTAGGCCCAGGGGCCTCACTGCAGACTGCATGGTCCCACTCTAGCAGGTCAGCTCCCCCAATTCCTCAGTCTCCTACCCCTCCTACTTTAGGTCTCTCTGCTAATGTTAAATCCCCACCCAAAATACCCTCATCCTTTCTCCCTGCTCCCTAAAACTCTACATAACCTCCTATTCTGGCAATTCTCTATGAGGGGTTATCCAGAATTCAAGAGGCCTATGAAcccagatggggaaaaaaaaaatgcctttattatCACTAAACCCAAGTTGAATTTAGCATCTCTTTCAGCTGTGAATATGAAAAACCAAAATAGCATCAGCAGTTCCTGTGACCTTTCAATCCATTAAAATCACAGATGTATCTCATTACAGCTGTAGTAGATTCTCTCGAAATATTTTCaaccctattttaaaattatagtaacTACACACATGGGTAGACTGGCTCCTTTAATACATTAATAAAGCATATGTTAACTAGATCACAAATATTTACATTGAGAATTGTATTTTAGGAGAATTTCCTTTATAATTGCATGTATTTtactttgtacatttattttacttatttatttttttatgatagtcacagagagagagagagaggcagagacacaggcagagggagaagcaggctccatgcaccgggagcccgacgtgggactcgatcccaggtctccaggatcgcgccctgggccaaaggcaggcgccaaaccgctgcgccacccagggatcccctactttgtacatttaaaaatattttcctgaaaaaggGTCCATAGGCTTCAtcagcctgtcttttttttttttaaagattttatttattcattcatagagacacatagagagatagagagagagagagagagaggcagagacacaggcagagggagaagcaggcatcatgcagacagcctgatgtgggactggatccagggtccccaggatcacgccctgggctgcaggcgccactaaaccgctgtgccactggggccgCCCTTCATCAGCCTGTCAATGGAATACTATGAgataggggcaactgggtggctcagtcggttaagtacctgcctttggcttgggtcatgatcccaggatcctgggttcaagcctcacataaggctccctgcatggagcctgcttctccctctgcctatgtctctgcttctctcagcctgtgtctcttatgaataaataaatcaatctcaaaaaaaaaaaaaaagaaaaaaaaggaagactatgAGATAAAGAGTTAAGACACCCTGTTCTAAGACAACTTCATCTTTTCCAGTAAGCCTCCTCTGGCCATTCTAGCCCCTTAAAATGTAGGTGGCCACATTCGCAACCAGAGACGGGTTTGGGAACTGGGCATCCACTATCCTGCATGGGGCTCTTTTCAGGGTGGCACTACTTGTCTGTTGGACCGGCCTGGCCCGGCCTCAGGATCCCAAACTTTTTATCAGCCCAGGGCTCTGGTTCATGACCCACCTCCTTGGCCATAAATGAGCACGGACAAACCCTTTTCCCAAGCAAGGCTA
This region of Canis lupus dingo isolate Sandy chromosome 24, ASM325472v2, whole genome shotgun sequence genomic DNA includes:
- the ITPA gene encoding inosine triphosphate pyrophosphatase isoform X1; the protein is MAAPLAGKKIVFVTGNAKKLEEVIQILGDKFPCTLVAQKIDLPEYQGEPDEISIQKCQEAARQVQGPVLVEDTCLCFNALGGLPGPYIKWFLEKLKPEGLHQLLAGFEDKSAYALCTFAFSTGDPSEPVRLFRGQTSGRIVVPRGCRDFGWDPCFQPDGYEQTYAEMPKAKKNAISHRFRALLELQKYFGSLTPLVVRDDCPGRGSGEG
- the ITPA gene encoding inosine triphosphate pyrophosphatase isoform X4 gives rise to the protein MEGRPRARGTGCAALSETAVRAQWGRPVVGLDRARALTNPAVRARKLREPKECQVIQILGDKFPCTLVAQKIDLPEYQGEPDEISIQKCQEAARQVQGPVLVEDTCLCFNALGGLPGPYIKWFLEKLKPEGLHQLLAGFEDKSAYALCTFAFSTGDPSEPVRLFRGQTSGRIVVPRGCRDFGWDPCFQPDGYEQTYAEMPKAKKNAISHRFRALLELQKYFGSLTPLVVRDDCPGRGSGEG
- the ITPA gene encoding inosine triphosphate pyrophosphatase isoform X2, whose protein sequence is MAAPLAGKKIVFVTGNAKKLEEVPGGRGRPTSGGWGSAWSFRFWEISFHALWWHRKLTCRSTRESLMRFPYRSVRKQLARKWFLEKLKPEGLHQLLAGFEDKSAYALCTFAFSTGDPSEPVRLFRGQTSGRIVVPRGCRDFGWDPCFQPDGYEQTYAEMPKAKKNAISHRFRALLELQKYFGSLTPLVVRDDCPGRGSGEG
- the ITPA gene encoding inosine triphosphate pyrophosphatase isoform X3: MAAPLAGKKIVFVTGNAKKLEEVIQILGDKFPCTLVAQKIDLPEYQGEPDEISIQKCQEAARQVQGPVLVEDTCLCFNALGGLPGPYIKWFLEKLKPEGLHQLLAGFEDKSAYALCTFAFSTGDPSEPVRLFRGQTSGSPSGPAV